The window AACATATCAGACCGCAGCTTAACGAAAGACCATCGACAAGCAGGGATAGCAGTGTTAAAACCGCTTTACCTGGAGCTTGTTGGCCGACTTGTAGTTCTTGATGAGGGTCTCGGGGCGGGGGTCCATGGCGTGCTCCTTGCCGGGCTGGCAGTCCTGCTGCTGCGGCGGGAACTTCTGCGACGCCATGGCTCTGGTCCCTCGGCGAGCGGGCGGTGCTCTTGGCGACGACGCGGCGAACGAAGCTAGAGCTCTGGTTGTGTGGAGTGGACGCAGCTGATTCGGTCGGAGGTGGtgaagaagaaggagaaacggCTGGACTCTGGTGGGTGTTGCGAGGAGTGCGCTCATGGCACGGTGGAAGGCACGAGGTGGCGAGAGGCCGATATAAAGGGGGGACGAAGCCCCGCGGGCATGGCGCGTGGCGGCAAACGTGGCACGAGTCTCGCAGCTGTCTCAACCACGTGGTGACACCGGCCGCGTCCGAGTGACCGAGTGTGCTCCGAGCTGCACCGCCCGCCGCTTAGGCGAAGCTGCTACATGTTTCTGGGCGATGAAACAGTCGATCGCCATTGTTGAGCCTTCTGGTCCAGCCGACTTTATGGTAAACGGGCCAACAAGCCCGTATTCTAGAGCCCACAATCACAAGGCTTGTGAGCCGTCCATTTCTCTTACCCAGCCCGTAATCACAATGCCACCAGCCCAGCACTTCCTCTCTCTCGCCAAAAAGAGAAACGGCGGCGACTCCTCACTCCTCAGAATCAGGTTTCCCCCTCCCACTCCCCATCGCCCGCAATGGCGACGGCGTCGGCAACTCCGCCCCGCTTCCAGATCTCCAACTAGCGAGTGCGACGCGCCAGATCGCTTCGCCATGGAGGACCGCGGCGGGGAGATCCCCGCCAAGCGACCACCCAAGCCTTCCGATGGCGGCGAGGACCGCCTCAGCGCGGTTCCCGACGAACTTCTTATCGACATCCTTCTCAAGATCCGCGATGCCTCCGCCGCCGCGCGGACCAGCGTCCTATCCCGCCGCTGGCGCCGCGTCTGGACGCTCCTCCCGGAGCTCCACTTTCTCCCCCACAATGACCCCCACCGAATACGCCTCGCCCTCACCGCCCATGAAGCGCCGGCCCTAGGCTTCCTCAACGTCGCCGTCATTGACGCCACCCCCGAGTCCATGGTGGTCTGGCTTCAAATCGCCGCGCGCCGCCTCTCCGGCCATCTACGTCTCATCAACACTGAGGAGAACACCTCGTTAGACGAGGCCGGAGAAAGAGGCGCATTCGAGCTGCCCTGCTTCGAGGATGCCATGTCCATCAGCCTCGAACTAGGCCATCTTGGCCTCGCTGTGCCATCTTCGGGTGTATtcgcccggctcaccaatctctTCCTGAATCGCGTCCGGCTACATGGTCCGTCTATGCTCGGTGACGCTGTCTCCTGGCCACAGTGCCCATCCCTGCGGAGACTCATCGTTCATAATGCCGACGGTGTGCGCAACTTCGCAATCCACTCCGATTCTCTCCTACAAATGGACCTGAGGAATCTCCGGTCAGATAATGCCCTTGGTCTGGGCAACTTCACCATTCGTTCAGACTCTCTACTGCGAATGACTCTCACGAGTCTGCATGGCTTGGAGCAGCTCACTGTTATGGCGTCGGCACTCCAATTTCTAAGTGTGAGCTCCTGCATTTATTATAGTTTGAGAAATGATCAACCGGTTGCAAACATCTCGGCCCCTCAGCTGACATCCCTCCAGTGGAAGGATGATTATCATCCAAGCTACACCCAGCTTAAAATGGAAAATCTAGAAAGGCTGAGTGCCCACCCTTTTTACGTATATGGACAAGAGTCGCAGAAGACGTTCAATAGTAATTGTACGAGGCTTCTACGGCGCTTTGAGGTCATCTGGATTCTCAAATTAATGCTTCTCTATCTGCCGGTGAGTTCACTTACACAATAGTAAACTGCAACTCTCGTAGTAGCGTGGTCATGGAATAGACCTTCCTGGTTGATTCCCGGATGGTAATGGACAAGCACACGTGTAGTCCTATACTTGTAAATTGGACAAGAACTCATGTAGTCATGCGCTGATGCAACATGGTCTTGGCCTCATTGTTGAACTGAGATCTTGGCGTTCACTCGAACGAAGCGTCCCCCGCCTCATGCCATGGCTCACATTCGCCTGTCCTGCTCCTTGACGTCACGTCGAACTTGCCATTTGTAATGCTATCAAGTAACTACCAGTAGAGAGATTTGTTGAGGAGGGCAGTGCCAGCGGTACAGTTTTGAGTAATAGGGAAGACGAAGTCCAATAGTGTGTTGACATTAGTGTGGACACGTGTGTGCATACTATGGTGGGTCTAATTTCATGATAGAAAAGACCTGGTCTCATAGGATTATTTTCCGTAGTTTATCCTTGCTAGCAGCTTCATATCCTATCAGATGGTGTTACTTTTATCTGCCTTTGATCAATTAGCGTTGAGGTTACAAACTACTATCGCTGCACTAGTATATTTGTAATTCAAGATGGCACTTGAGCTCGGACTTGCTACCGTAAAAAAGCGACCGCTACCACTGCACTAATATATTGATTATTCTTGTGTGTTATTGACTTTCTATACAAGTTGCGTGTGTCCTTTCTATTTGTACATAATATTTTATGTGACCTCCCATTACTCTACTGCAGGAAATTACTAACCATGAGTACTTGatggaagacattaaaaagatccCAAACACTGCATTAATGGTCCTGGAAATAGTGGCAAGTGGACATTCCTTTGGAGCCAGTTCATTCCATGTCCTCAGCACGTGTAGAAAGCTTCTTCTTAAACTTCTTGACGTACCTGGCCATCTGGTGGTAATATTATCCTTACTTTGTTTATCTAATACCATAGTATGCATTTATATTTCTTGGCATGCCTAAGGTTGAGCTGCTAGTTGCCCTACTGGTTTGATACTGGATGCTTTGCACCAAATTATGTGGCAAATATATGGCATATGTATCTCCCAAAGACAATGCATATTAGTTGAGGTGTTGGTAACGTCATAAGTTTCCCATTTTGGGGGCCCAGTTGGACCTCATTTCTTGCccttagcccccccccccccccccccccccacccacccaAAAAAAAACTGTTAAGGGGTCCCGTTTAGGGGCCTGGCTGGATATGCTCTTACAGGGGAGGAGATGGAGATGTTGCAAGTGGCGAGGTCGCCAGCAGGGCCGTACCCAGTGCAGAAATGAACCAGTGCCCCAAATATAAGCCATACATGTTTCTCATTTAGGCTTTGGGTGTCACAAAGTATACGTAGAATATTAAGGAAAATAATTTTGGCATGGTGTACTGTGCACCATGGTACGTCTGCCTGGGTACGCGCCCTGGCCACGAGGGACGGAGGTGGGGGAGGCGGTATAGGAGGGGTAAAGAGATGGCTGCCGGAGAGGCAGTGATGTGAATTTCACTAGAGTCATTGCATGTCAGCCTCAATCTTGAAAAAATAGTTAGGATTTAGGGGACGCAGATTTTTGGGACATGGTGCCAGGCGAGGATGGAATCCCATGCATCGGTTGTTGCTTTGTGGTTTGGGTTTATTATAGTGACTATCTCAATACCGCCCAAATACGCACTCGTAATACCCGATACGAAGCTAAATATGTGCCATCGTCCCCAATGCTTAACCGGACGGACTGATTCTATAGTTCTGTTTTAGTAGAAACTTGATTGATTCGTTCCTGTATAAACAGCTAAAGGAAAGGCTTCTGATCACACACCTACAGTAGTAATTAGTATTAACATAATAGAAGTAAGTGGGTCAATCAAGTATCCAAATTCTAAAGAAAAATCATTATTGACGGTCCAAGACCATagatattgatagatcgaacttCCATTTATTTGTTGAATAGACAGTTGGTGTGTCAGATATGACAAAGTGATACATCCCAATTAGGTGTGTGCGTAGGTGCATATGACCACCAGCTGTAGACACAGTGCTGTGCTATCACAGTCTCGGCACGCCATAGCCCCTTTGTCAACATGGTGCTGATCTGTCCGGAGAAAGAGTGCCATGGGGTACAGCTCACTGACGGCCACTACAAGAAACTTGTTAATTATGATAGTATTTATCCGTCACCGATCAGTAAAAAACCGTCGTGGATGTGCATGCATGATGGATTTGAAATCCGTCATGTATCTCGCATCATAATTTGACACAGTACCTTCCATGACGGTTTTTGGCTGTCACAGTACCTCCCAGTAATTTCAATCCAGTTTATGCTTGGCACATTTTTTTCTATATGGACCATTTAACATTTAACACCAATTTTGCCCATTCCATTGTAAAACGGGCATACAATCATTTGTTCTGCCTATTACTTTTTCAGCACACTTATAATGATCACAAAGGCACAACGATGTATCATAAACTCTTGCTATATCAGACCATGCATTCATCACATGAATGTATCACAAATTACATCAAAATCATAGATAACTACAAGGCAACAAAAAATATACATAAAAATAAAGATGATCGTAGCGTAGTCAAcacttctctttttttttccatCTCTTCCTTGGTCCAGTTCTCTTTCTTCATCATCAGACAAAGCCGCATTTTCTTTGACAATTCCATGATAGATATTTAACTGCACTAAAAAAAGGAACATGGGCAAACTAATTAGATTCACACTGTTTGTGTTTTTTGAGACCTATGCTTCCATAAATAACAAAATATTCTCGAGGAAATGGTTCAACACAATAATCCTTAACTATAGTATTTAAATAAAAAACGGGTAAGTATTACAGCAGCGTCGTTTCTCGACAACAGCAAACAACAACAATTTTTTAAAGGCATTATAGTATGTTTATGTAGCAAACAACAACAATATTTCAGCAACATCATTTCAGTACAATAGCAAACAACAACAATATTTGAGCAACAACATTTCAGTACAATAGCAATTCAGCACCAATAAGTCGAATACTTGTATATTTAACAAGCAATACATCTTTTAAATATTAAGTTATGATTTATCAGTCAAACAATGTGAATTGGCTGTACGAAATTAACATAATAAAGAGGGTTAAAACAATAAGCCGATATATGTTTGGGAGAAAAAGCAGCCTTAAAAATGCAGAAGCCTTTCTCGTGTGGATTATAACTCTATAAAGGAACAACACAATTCTTTACCAGGCGTAATGAAAATTACATTTAGAAAGAGAACTATATACGTTGGTGCTCCAAGTTTATTAGTTCTATGGTAATTATTGAATTACAGAACAGCAGTACATGAATGTAGAGAAAAGAAGGGCAGAAATTTACACTAATGAGCGCAAGCTTTAAAGCTTTCACATATTCAGCTCCATTCCCATGGATAATAGAGAAGCATTTGCAGAGAAATGCACTTGCAAAAGGACAGGTAGACAAATTGATAATATTCCAAAAGACATGAAAATAACTAACTGCATATATACTTCTTGCATATATAAGAGAAACTAAATGTCATGGTAACACAGGCTAAACCTCAAGATATGTTAGCATGTTAATGTATTGTGAATCTCAGGACATGCTAGGGTGTTAATCTCAACGCAAAATTGTAGTGGATAATTGTAGGTGTTTCATATGTTCAATATTGATTTGAAAGCTGAGATCAAGTTACACAGAACAAACCTCTATGAAAATTAGgcaagaaaaggaaagaaaaactgAGACTTCATTAGGTAGTTTCATATTCCACTAAATAAACGTAGTACTGACATAATCAATTATCAGTTCCATAAGTAAATAGTTGGCATAAAATGATGTAATAGTTATTATTCATTGCATTATATTATAGCAATTAAACAGTTGGTGCGCATAATTGTGAAAGAGTCTTGTGAAACCATTCAGATTTGTTGCAGTGCTCAAACCATATGGTCCAATATAGCATTTATCCATTCAATTCACATTACCCAGTGGTTACAGCATGATCAAGTC is drawn from Aegilops tauschii subsp. strangulata cultivar AL8/78 chromosome 1, Aet v6.0, whole genome shotgun sequence and contains these coding sequences:
- the LOC109774412 gene encoding uncharacterized protein — encoded protein: MEDRGGEIPAKRPPKPSDGGEDRLSAVPDELLIDILLKIRDASAAARTSVLSRRWRRVWTLLPELHFLPHNDPHRIRLALTAHEAPALGFLNVAVIDATPESMVVWLQIAARRLSGHLRLINTEENTSLDEAGERGAFELPCFEDAMSISLELGHLGLAVPSSGVFARLTNLFLNRVRLHGPSMLGDAVSWPQCPSLRRLIVHNADGVRNFAIHSDSLLQMDLRNLRSDNALGLGNFTIRSDSLLRMTLTSLHGLEQLTVMASALQFLSVSSCIYYSLRNDQPVANISAPQLTSLQWKDDYHPSYTQLKMENLERLSAHPFYVYGQESQKTFNSNCTRLLRRFEVIWILKLMLLYLPEITNHEYLMEDIKKIPNTALMVLEIVASGHSFGASSFHVLSTCRKLLLKLLDVPGHLVAQTGCPSDCVCDQPPNWKTEELTLYCLREVEIQNLRGTEHETALMKRLFRWATVLEKMTVTFHCSVADSKAKEFCQMLRSFCRPEISIKGQRFA